A region of Takifugu flavidus isolate HTHZ2018 chromosome 2, ASM371156v2, whole genome shotgun sequence DNA encodes the following proteins:
- the pros1 gene encoding vitamin K-dependent protein S has protein sequence MRRQKRAFGDSLACLVFLVTLVDAGRFLSPSTASQFLRRHRRANSLFEESKPGNLERECIEELCNKEEAREIFENQPETEYFYPKYVVCLGSHRVGIGNQHPGIPSDLRTCVTEINNQCSPYPCYKEGSLRCVDGQASFMCVCKTGWKGQRCEDDIDECLDPEYPAGCNQKCNNIPGSFQCQCERGHYFLNQITCVDVDECQLYPSICKEPARCVNMPGMYECRCPKGFRYNFTSKTCSDVDECEMSVCDGICINTVGSYECHCDGRLGLRLAENSRYCQRIPVCVDLYDHKHSEMLYLGEQFSGLPAMFLRYRLPENTKFAAEFDFRTFDPEGVVLYAESSQGSWFMLGLRGGHIEVQFKNQHTFKLTSGGKAINDGQWHVISVDELESSISVKISKEAVMSINSPQSLFTAVNGKVETKVYIAGLPERADTIKPINPRLDGCIRGWNLMNQGASRVKEVIQELKSKQCFISVEKGSFFSGMGLASFNIDYSDSGSWSVDIEMNIRPSSSTGVIFALVSNDTVPLSIAVVTQGEDEANLQVFLGGVSVATLDSLMLCYPERLTVSLKITPAAVQVSGNSSTVTYVTSESLQEALEHLNATMQNPLTTYIGGIPDDIPLPATPVTAYYHGCMDISVNGQQLDFDEALSKHNSIKSHSCPPVSAPDSQRDVLQPPAE, from the exons ATGCGGAGACAGAAACGGGCGTTCGGGGACTCTTTGGCCTGTCTCGTGTTTCTCGTGACGCTCGTCGATGCGGGCCGAT TCCTGAGCCCGAGCACAGCTTCCCAGTTCCTGAGGAGGCACAGGAGAGCCAACTCTCTGTTCGAGGAGAGCAAGCCGGGCAACCTGGAGAGGGAATGCATCGAGGAGCTGTGCAACAAGGAGGAGGCCAGGGAGATCTTTGAGAATCAGCCCGAGACG gAATATTTCTACCCTAAATATGTTG TGTGTCTGGGCTCCCACCGTGTCGGCATCGGTAACCAGCATCCTGGTATCCCCTCAGACCTCCGCACCTGTGTGACGG AGATCAATAACCAGTGCTCGCCGTACCCGTGCTACAAGGAGGGTTCCCTGCGCTGCGTGGACGGACAAGCGTCGTTTATGTGCGTCTGCAAAACTGGATGGAAGGGCCAACGCTGCGAGGACG ACATCGACGAGTGTTTGGATCCCGAATATCCGGCCGGATGCAACCAAAAATGCAACAACATTCCTGGTAGTTTCCAATGCCAGTGTGAACGTGGCCATTACTTCCTTAACCAAATCACCTGTGTGG ATGTCGACGAGTGCCAGTTATACCCCAGCATCTGTAAAGAACCGGCCCGGTGCGTCAACATGCCGGGCATGTACGAGTGCAGGTGTCCTAAGGGTTTCCGGTACAACTTCACCTCCAAGACCTGCAGCG ACGTGGATGAGTGCGAGATGAGTGTGTGCGACGGGATCTGCATAAACACAGTGGGCAGCTACGAGTGCCACTGTGACGGTCGCCTGGGCCTTCGCTTGGCAGAGAACAGCCGGTACTGCCAGAGGATCCCCGTGTGTGTGGATTTATACGACCACAAGCACTCAGAGATGTTGTACCTGGGGGAGCAGTTTTCGGGCCTTCCTGCGATGTTCTTGCGTTATCGACTGCCAGAGAACACAAA GTTCGCGGCCGAGTTCGACTTCCGCACGTTTGACCCCGAGGGAGTCGTGCTGTACGCGGAGTCCTCTCAGGGCTCGTGGTTCATGCTGGGGCTGAGAGGCGGACACATCGAGGTCCAGTTCAAAAACCAACACACGTTCAAGCTAACCAGCGGCGGGAAGGCCATCAACGATGGACAGTGGCATGTG ATCTCCGTTGATGAACTGGAGAGCAGCATCAGTGTGAAGATCAGCAAGGAAGCCGTGATGAGCATCAACAGCCCCCAGAGTCTCTTCACGGCAGTTAATGGCAAAGTGGAGACCAAGGTCTACATCGCTGGTCTGCCCGAGCGCGCTGACACCATCAAACCT ATCAACCCTCGCCTCGACGGCTGCATCCGGGGATGGAATCTGATGAACCAGGGGGCGTCGAGGGTCAAGGAGGTCATCCAGGAGCTGAAGAGCAAACAGTGTTTTATATCTGTGGAAAAGGGGTCCTTTTTCAGCGGAATGGGATTAGCCAGCTTCAACATTGACTACA GTGATTCTGGGAGCTGGTCGGTTGACATAGAGATGAACATACGTCCGtccagcagcacaggtgtgaTCTTTGCACTGGTGAGCAACGACACCGTCCCCCTGTCGATCGCCGTGGTCACCCAGGGAGAAGACGAAGCG AACCTGCAGGTGTTCTTGGGCGGTGTCTCTGTGGCGACGCTGGACTCTCTCATGCTGTGCTACCCCGAGCGGCTGACGGTGTCTCTGAAAATCACCCCAGCAGCCGTCCAAGTCTCAGGCAATTCCTCCACCGTCACCTACGTGACGTCCGAGTCCCTGCAGGAGGCCCTGGAGCACCTCAACGCCACCATGCAGAACCCCCTCACGACATATATCGGCGGGATACCAG ATGACATCCCTTTACCCGCCACCCCGGTGACGGCGTATTACCACGGCTGCATGGACATCAGCGTTAACGGCCAGCAGCTGGACTTTGACGAGGCCCTCAGCAAGCACAACAGCATCAAATCCCACTCCTGTCCTCCAGTGTCCGCCCCCGATAGCCAGCGGGACGTCCTTCAGCCCCCTGCGGAGTGA